The sequence AGCATAAATTAACAATTGTTCTATTGCAAAGGCATTTTTACAACAAGATACTCTTTTAGGATTTTACATTAAAATAACAACTTATACTATTACAATAATTAAACAATAATTTAACTGCTTCATAAACATAGAAATTAATCACATCAGTGTGCCTTTCATCTTTTCTTGGAGAAATTGTTTTCCAGCAACAATAGCAAAATAATATTAAAGCACGATAAACAAAAGGTAAAATTCAGATTTCATTGGATAAATGTGGACAGCTACTGTTAAATACCAGCACAGcataagaaataaattaaacacTACTTATACATGCCCAAAACAAACATTTTTTAGCAGTAGGGTCCAAGCAACTCATAGAGGAAGTAGCCAGTAAGCCACAAATTCATCAAGGGTGATTTCCATTCTTTATACTAACGTACTACTTAATTAAGATCTTCCTGAACATCTAATGTCAATAGTGCCCATCAAGGATGGGTAATGGAAGAAGTTAAGAGTTCTGCTCAGTCAGAATCAAGAGTTAAGTAGCATTGTTACAGCTATAGTTTCACCAGGGTTCCATGCAATTTACAGCACGAAGCGAGCACTAGAACATATTTCTAGCAAAAGCGTAAGTGCATAACAACCAGCAGTATTCATAACCAACTGAAGACATAGAGCTTACAAGTCTCTTTCAAAATGTTCCAGGCTCAGAAGCAGTAAATGACCTGTTGTACTGCCCGACGAAGATGCTCCACAGGAGACGTGGTTTTTGATATTTGACGACCAGAAGTCTTCTTCAATAGCTACACATGGGGTACAGAGAAATAAGGTGGATGTCAAAGTATTCAAGATACTAGTTGTGCTTGATAAGCAGATAAAGAGAGTTCAACAAGTACATAGTCTCCATGCCTAGTACAAAATGCATCTTGGTTATGACAAAAAAGAATATAGTTAACATAGCCAATATATGCACTGATGAAACTACCAACAGGATCCAATGAAAACTGAAGTTGAAGTTCTGGATAAAACTTAGTACCACACAAACCACCAATCACTTTAAAGAGTGCAATAGAAAGTATTAATTATTTGAATTCTTGATTGCATTTTGTCAAAACAAACTTGAACCCCTATTGACCAATGAATTTTCAACAACTAAAAGGACTGAGGCAGGGAAAAGATAACCTTCCACAAAAGTTTCCATCTCCCAAGTGACGGAGATCCACACAGGTGGTCCATACATGTAGCAGAGAACAAATGGGACCCATACTCTTTATAGTGTTGAACATGTACATCTATTCTCTATATCAGAATCTGGGATTTCTTTTTATTCCTTGTActataaaccaaaaaaaaatccaaaaatttcatCAGAATACTTCTGAACTGATCAAGAATGTTACATGTTAAACATGAAGTTTCAAAGCCCTGCTGGAAACTTGGTGGTGGAGTTTGAGAATATTATTTACTTTCCTCATCTATCGGTTGTTTTTGAGTTTGCTGAAATTCTTTTTGAAATGTACAGAAATATGTGGATCTTTGTAAAGATCTTTTTTGTTCTCTCTTCAGGCCCATTAGTAAGGCATTTTGTATTCCTTGGAATTTTTGCAGTTCATATATTTTCCACAACCATAATTCTGACAAACATAATAGTTTAACGACCTAGTCAATAGACATCTATCAATCCTCGGTTTTTTGCCTTAATGGTCGGTTCCTTGCGATGTTGGTATCCAAGCCACACAATGGCTGGATATCGAAAATCAGAAGGGGCAGCAACTGGACCAGAGGGACTCCCAGCAAGGGTAGCCACTGGAGACATGGAACGGTGGAGTGTTACGACCCCAATTGGTTAAAGTCCCAATTCGACCCTTTCCATCAATCCCACACACTTGATGTTGCTTAGTATTGACTGATTTTCAACATACCACCGTCACtccatacaatttttttttttttttttttttttttttttttttttggtagatactCCATACATTGGTGCTAACCCAAAAGCTGATAATAAAACCTAAAAAGAATCCAAATGTTCAAAATTCTCAGCATCAAGTTTCTGATCTAAAGTTTGGCCAAATTGTAAAGGAAATTTTCTGGAATCCCATCCAATGAAAAATTTACTTGACAAGAACAACAATTGAAATCAAACAATAAATTCAACGGAATAAATAAGGAATTCGTATAGAACGTGCACATAGAGATGGCCTCCTCCAGGGGCAGAGAAATTGAAGGGaacaaaaaaaagttaaataGTCTGAAAAAGTAtaataaaattgaaagaaataagaaggaGCAAATGAAAGGAGCCGAAAAATAAGGGGGAAAAGGTATAAAACCTTGTTGAGGACAAAATTTGGGAAGAGCTGGTTGTTGTTGAGGCTGTGGCCGCAACAAGGACAATCACTCTTGTTATGGAGATGAGTGATAATACACATATAGCAGAAGCTGTGACCACAAGCCGTAAGGAAAGCGTCTTTCATGATCTGCATACATATCGGACATAGGAAATCTTTATCGAGCTCAGCCACACCCATCTCCGCCGTCGTCGCTGCTGCAGTTGATGTTGGATCTCCTTCACCTTCTCCTAATTCTGCAGCTTCATCAACTGCCTCCGAAAACCCTGTAACCGCTGACGACGGTTTTGCCTCCGACTTCACTGATGGCACGAGAGCTCCCATTGAAAACGCAGCCATCAATCTCTCTCTGAATTCGAAGGATCAGGAAGACTTATCGTTGAGAGATTGATCTTTTCAGCAGAAATGGATTCAAGTTGCAGAGTTTCGCTTAAATGttaaaaaagagagagtgtAGGCGGGCGTTCACATATCACCAAATCGTTCAATTGGAAGAGAGTAACTGAGGAAAGCACACTGACTTGTGAGGGTGGAAACTGCCCACGTCGGGTAACGGATCTTTTATTCGAGTTTTTAATCGAGGAGTCTGGATTCTGGAAGACTCTTGTTAGGCTGTGTTCGGTAATCAAGAGAacggaagaaaagaaatgaaaagaaaaaagaataaggctgtgtttggtagccaagaaaattaaaaaaaaaattagaaaaatagaaagaaatgaaatgataagaaaaaaaaaattgtatatttgATTATTACAAATAATACTTTTCAATCGAACAACTATTTCAAGAATTTTCCTGTTCCTATTTCGAAAGGAAAAGGGATCAAGATAAAGGAATATTTTTTTCCACCTTAATTTCAATATTCATTTCGAAGAATTAGCTCTTACGAGATTAATATGGAATCCAATGAAGAGCAGCTGactcctccccctttttttgtttactCTTTACTTTTCAAAGAGGAGTCGTTCTGTTATTACGTAGATACATACTTTCTACGGGAGGCAACATAGACATAGTGGTTGTCCAGGGTGGTATAATCAGTGATGGAAACAAtcaatttgaattaaaaattttatccAATAAGCAGCAGTATCGACTTGTCAAAAATCGAGCAATTGGGCAATTCCCAATCTGGTTTGGCAATTTTGAAACTCTTCTGAGGGATTAGAAATAAAGATCTAGATAGAAGAGTTTGATTTATGTTCACGCATTTATCTTTGTTCTTGCATAAATGttatgaagaaaaagaataccTATGACCAGAACTTAACGTCTCGTGGAAAGGGCAACAAGATTCGATCTAGCTTCTCGCAGACATATATGTTCAGAGAAAATTTTCCTacatggtaggtgcatgtaaagTACATCCATCTAAGATCATTAATGTCTGTTGAAGCCTCCTTATTATTCTTAAGGCACACTTTTCAACCTCAGTCAAGGGAGAATTCATTGACTATGGGTGAAGGAGAACTGTTCCCCTACACGTTTTCTGAGAATTCATTGACTATGGGTGAAGGAGAACTGTTCCCttacacgttttctctctttctctctaagaaataaagaaagataaggaatgcacattttttttacccgaatattatctgggacccAGGAAGCcccctaaatttttttaaataagagaaacagaataataaagaaacccaaaagaaaaacctGCAAAAGAGGAAAGATTACATTCTAAAGATTGGTAATCTCGCTTTATCCTCCTGAATGAtataattaatattagatgGGAGATAATTATCACCATGGAAAACCGAATTTATAGTAGATTCCCATGCAAAGTTAGCTAAATCAGCTGCGCGATTGCTTTCTTGAAATGAAAAGGAGATATGAGCTCTCAGGGAATCGCAAAGGTTAATTGCTTCCTTAAACCAATACCAGTAGATCCACAAGATACGTGATCTTTAAGAAATAAGTCTCACAATCAAGGAGGAGTTAGAATTAATATAATAGTCAGAGAGGCCTAAATCTTTACACAATACAAACCCATCTCTAAGGGCTCATCTCCGCCACTGAATTACACACCAtataaaaattggaaaaaccGGTTGTTGTTTCTAATAATGTCTCCCCCACCACTAATACTCGAATTCCCCTTACTTGCACATTCCACATTCAGTTTAACAGAATAAAAGGGAGGGCAATAATAATTAGGAATTGGAGCTTTAACCCTACTAATTGGTGGGTTTAACTTAAAGACCTGCAATATAAGATTATCTGAAAGAGAAAGGGATTTAGAAAATTCTGTAGGGAAAATGAGTTCACGAATCCGATCTTTGATTCTCTCAATTATGGTAGTTGCAACATAGGAGCCTTCACTATatcttttgttatttctttcccGTCATAAGTCCGAAACAATAAATGTTAGTAATAGACCAGTGATGTATTCACAAATACCTTTGACACTGGTAAGGGATTACCAATAAAGAATTCTAGTACTGAGAACGTTAGTTTGAATAACATAAATGTCTATTGTTCTTCTAAAAAAATCTCAAACCTTAAAAGCAGTTGTACCCACCAATAAAGTATGGGTTATTGTTTCGCCTCCAAATAATTTCCTCTCGAAGCAGAGTACATTGGAGGTGATTACGAACACTTTGAAGAACAAGTTTCATGGCATTTGAAGGATTTAAATCATAGTCCACCTTAGCTTGACTAGCATCATCCTCGGCATTTCCAACATTTTGATGAAtatttttaaacacatttttattCCAAACCTTGAGCTTGATATGAAGAACTTTTAGCTTCAAGCAAAGAACAAAAAGAGACAAACCAATCATAGAATATGCCCAAACCTCTTGCACAAAACTattaaaattaggggaaaaaatCCACATTTGTTGAAATTTAAAGGAAGAAACTATAGGGGCAATGAAAGACGAAAACTCTAACCATAATGGGCATGGTCAGAACATGTTCGATTAAGATGATGCACTCGAGAAATCTGAAACTAGGTtgtcaaaaaattattataaaaaatccGATCAAAGCGATCCATTAGAAGACTATTTCCCCCTTAATTATTGGCCCATGTAAAGGGATTACTATTATAACCTGCATCAATCAAATGAACATCAACCACAAATTTTCCAAACTCTTCCATCGACTGCGAACAAGTTGACCTTCTTCATGCTTTTTCAGATGGGGAAAAAATTACATCAAAGCCCTCGCAAACTGCGGATTGCAACAAATGAATTAGTTTTTCCCATAATGATCGTCTTTCAACCAAAGAACACAAACTTAGAAGTGAGAAAgaaataccaagtttcattgAGTATGTTCCTCTATAACCTGAATCTGGATATGATATTTccaaaaaacccaaattctATCTCCACTCTCCACACCATCAGAAGTACAGTCATGTATCCCAATTTTCTTCTTGATAGACTATGCTTTCAAGAAGGAAATTTTAGGCTCAGCAATAGCAACCATATCAATTTTGGAAGACAAAATAATAGATTTTAGATGCCTACATGACGGCTTATTTTCAATTCccctaatattccaaaaaagaATATTCATTAATGAATGAGGGTTTTAACACTATTTGGGCCAATAGACCCTAACATGTTACAACAATTCAATTGTCATTCCAAATTGGAGTGTCCGGAGGAGCCAGATAGAGACATATCACCACAAAGCAAAATGGGAGTGCTTCCATAACTCCGGAGTTTCAACATTGAATACGAATTTATTCAATCTGACATTTTGCTTTGTGGTGACACTACCGGAGTTTCAGATCTAACCTTGAAGTTTCTAGACCACTTGACTAATCGAAACGAAAAATGCTTTATGGAAATATGTTCTTTTAGCCAAACCTTAACAAAATCCATGCGATCTAAGAATCTGAGCAAAATGTGTCGTTGATCTAGACTAGTCACACCCACATCAGCGTTCAGGTGGAAATTCGATTGCAAGAAGCTTTTAACATCGAATATTGATGGTCTTACATAAGAACACTTGGCAATCAACGAATATTGGAATCAAAATTCGGATCGTTCCActtcatcattaaaaaaaaaaattaccaatgATCCAAGATGAGAGGATGGATTCTTAACCGATACCGCCACATGACGAACGGATAGAGCATTAACAAACGAGGCAAATGAACCAGCCCCATTGCCAACAGTAGATAATGAAGAATCTGGGGGGCCTAATCTCCCAAGAGATGGAGGGTCAGACACGGTTGGAGCAAAAAACAGaacacaaaaaaatcaaaatccaacacAAGAAATTTATagaacacaaaaaaaatcaaatacctAGAATTGGAAAAGGAGACACGTACCTTAGGGAGAGAACCCAAGCATAAATATCGATGCCAAATCCCGATCACATTAAATATTCAAACAAGCTAGATTGGCCACGGGTTGATCGCCATCGTGATGCTCGATTCTAATCTTGATTTCTTGATATATACCCCTATAGCAAAGGTTCACACCCCAGcgtcccctcccctcccctttcctTTTCCCAGTTCTAGGTGTTGAACATGCTTGATCTCACTTCAACGAATCATTTGCTTTCCAATCCCTATCTCCCGCTTGGATTTGCaggtttataattataatacAAGTCGGTGGATCCCACCTTCAAAGTATTATTCGATACATCAACAGTCGGAAGACCTGGAATACATTGGCACAGCACATATTCCTTTGGAAGGAAGACAGAGAAAATCAGAGAATGGGGATTGATGGTCTCGAGCAGAGGAGAAAACCCCACTTCTACAAACCCTTCGTTTCCGATTCATATcaacagctctctctctctctctctctctctctctctctctctctctctctctctctccaagatGCCTGAGCCGTTCTCTAATAcgagtttttcttcatcttcttaatCATATGGTAGAATCTTCTGTTTCGTGCAGTATATCGTACACTAGTCACACATGCTGGAGAGAGTTCTCCACACCAATGAGGAGGAAATATCCCACAATGATGGCATGGAGAATGGTCTTATCTTTTTACATCAATGAAcatagagatggagagagaggatAGTACATTAAATAATAACTAATAACATTACTGCAAAATAGCAATAAGGATATTTTTTATATAACAATGAAACTCTAAATATTTAGGGAGACATCGCCCAAGATCAGGATCCTCGTTAGAGCAGTAATTGCCCAGGTCTTACCTATAGCTATGTGAGCGATCCATATGTGTTCAAGCAGTGATTCAACGGCTCTCAGTGTGACGCCTTTGTTTTGATCAATAAAAGTACATCGGTTGAATCACCGCTTGGACACATGTCTATTGCCTAAGTACCTATAGGCTGACTTGGGCGATCACTGTTTCAAGGGAGGAGCCGGATGGGCAACAACAAGCTAGCAAGCGGATAGAACATAGCATTATGGGAAAGAAGTCAATTACACAAGTACAGTTAGACATTTTAATcggtttaattaaaaaaaaatcatacataAAACCAAGAACATTTATGATCATGCTTCATAAATATAATTCTTTTAAGAATAACAAACAACTAATATAATTCCTGGAAGAAActcataaaataacaaaaaatcaaataaaatcaaatcagacATAAAACCAAGAACATATATGATCATGTTTCCTAAATATTAATTTCTAAGAATAACAAACAATTAATGTAAATCCTGTAAGAAACTCATAAAACACAAAGAAAAAGTCATATAACAATAGTAAGTCTTTATCACCAAAAAGTGGTAAaagtcaaattaaaaaaaaaacactaaaaaaagCATAGGAAGtatttaccataaaaaagaaaacaactaAAAAAAGTTCATGAAAAGCCTATGAAGTCTTTAcattaccataaaaaataaaactgtaaaaaaattttgaacaaaTTCAGCTAACATTTACATCATCACTTATCAGAATTCTTGTTTAGACTTGTCCTTTTTTTACTGGTGGAACCACACTTGTGTCTCTTTTTACTGGAGGTATCAAACTTGTGTCTGTTTTTACTGGAGGCAAGTCTATTTTTACTGTTGGCATCACACTTGTGTCATTTTCCACTGGTGGCATCATAGTTGAATTTGACAAAatctcatcaataggatcaacAAGAGGAAAGTTGAAAGCATCCAAATAGTTCTGGTTGAAGAAATCATACTGAGGTAACAAATAGGAATTCTCTTGTTTGAAACCCAAATTGTAATCATCATAAGCATACCCAGTTGCAAAGGAACTTGATTGATAGTTACTCTCCATGAAATCCATGGATGGCTGGAAAGAAATTGGTTCAATTGAACTGATTGCATCTCCATAACCAAAATTGCTGCCAGAGTTGTAAGAATAATTAGCAGCAGCAAACATATGAGAGGATTCCGAAGGTGGCAGCTGAGGAATGCTATATTCATTTTGAACTGGATTAATCAATCCCATGTAATTGGAACTATTAGGAGTATTTAGAGAGCCAGAATCTTCATCATTAACTACTTCAGAATAATCACTATCTCCTATCCCTGCATCAACCTCAGcctcaacctcaacctcaacctcaTTCACTTGAACTTGAATTTCTGCATTATTaacttcttttgatttttctggCTTTTCTGGCTTCTTATATATCTTACATAAGACCCAGTCATCCaactacaaaaaaaataataaataaataaataaataatagtgaAAAAATAATGTTTGTTTAGAAAAGGATTAAATAACAAAAACATAGGGAGATACATAACCTTCATATCATTAGGTCCTCTATTAATTCGAGAAGTACCACTTTCTTTGACCCGATACTCATGCATAATCCAGTCTGATTTGTCACCCTTGGGAGCCTTTCCAACGTAGAAAACTAATGACTTCCTATAGCCAACAAGTTGGCCATTACTTTTTATTAATGTGTCTGCTCCAGTTGCTTTCCAATACCCATTTCCAGCTGCCCTATTTGGTCTATTTCCATTTTTATACTTCCGATCTCTAGGAGTGAAAAAATACCATTCTTTCTCTCCATATGGTCGGTATTTCTCTATAGAAcaatcaaataaacaaaaaaaaaattaaatatatgtcCATAATACAAATAGTACTAACAAATATAAGACAATCACGACCAAAATTATGAAGTCACTTAATAATTATGAATTcacttaaaaataattttagatTTCACAACtgatttagaaaagaaattagtTGTAATACTGAATTAGAACATAACAGAATGTACATAATAGAAATCTTTTGTTACCTCtattaaagaaaagagagagagagagagagatggagatttTCTTTTCGAGtggaataaaaatataaattagcaataaagaaagaaaaaaacaatgaagattgattgaaaatcaaaattc is a genomic window of Macadamia integrifolia cultivar HAES 741 chromosome 13, SCU_Mint_v3, whole genome shotgun sequence containing:
- the LOC122059129 gene encoding NAC domain-containing protein 2-like codes for the protein MASLPSATMRSPPRPPPPSPRHSPPPDNVVDDDDNSDYFNSFPPGFRFRPLDHELIDYYLKKKVANHPLPMNQIREVQLYKHNPEELAEKYRPYGEKEWYFFTPRDRKYKNGNRPNRAAGNGYWKATGADTLIKSNGQLVGYRKSLVFYVGKAPKGDKSDWIMHEYRVKESGTSRINRGPNDMKLDDWVLCKIYKKPEKPEKSKEVNNAEIQVQVNEVEVEVEAEVDAGIGDSDYSEVVNDEDSGSLNTPNSSNYMGLINPVQNEYSIPQLPPSESSHMFAAANYSYNSGSNFGYGDAISSIEPISFQPSMDFMESNYQSSSFATGYAYDDYNLGFKQENSYLLPQYDFFNQNYLDAFNFPLVDPIDEILSNSTMMPPVENDTSVMPTVKIDLPPVKTDTSLIPPVKRDTSVVPPVKKGQV